The Dehalococcoidia bacterium DNA window GTTGCCGGCACGGCGCGTGATGCGGCCGTTGACGGTGTAGTCGAGCAGCGCGGGGGTGAGGAAGTGCAGCGCCGCCTCGACCTGGGAGAGGTCGATGTACTGCCCTTCGCCGGTGCGGCGGCGGTGGTCGAGCGCGGCGAGCAGCGAGGTCGCGACGAACTTGGGCGCGACGTAGTCGGTGTAGGCGCCGAAGGGGCCGGTGGGGGCGCGGTCGGGCCAGCCGGTCAACGCGCCGAAGCCGGCCAGCGCCGAGCCCATCGTGCCGAAGCCGGCGAGGGCGCTCTGCGGGCCGTCCTGGCCGTTGAGGCAGGTGCTGAGCATGATCAGGCCGGGGTTGATCTGCCGCAGCGTCTCGTAGTCGAGGCCCGCGCGGCGCAGGGCGCCGGCGGCGAAGCTCTCGGCCACGATGTCGGCCCAGCGCACCAGCTTGAGCAGCAACCCGCGGCCCTGCGGCTTGCTGAGGTTGATGCTGATGCCGAGCTTGCAGCAGTTGACGTTGCTGAACAGGCCCGAACGCTCGGCGCCCGACTCTCCGTCTTTGAACGGCTGGAACGAGCGCACCGCATCGATGTGTGTGGCGCTGTCGACCTTGACCACGGTAGCGCCGTAGTCGGCCAGGTAGCGGATCGCCACGGGCCCCACCATCGCCCAGGTCAGGTCCAGGACCTTGAGACCGGCGAGGGCGGCGACCTCACCCCCCGGCCCCCTCTCCAGTTTCTGGAGAGGGGGGGACTGTGGTGTTGATTGGAAGATTTCGGCGTTGTGCTGGCCGAGGGTCGGCGCGGGGCGATGGTAGCGAATCGGGGTGGCGCTGAATTTGGCGAAGGGGCCGGGATAGACGGCGGCCTCAGGCGTGGCCTCACCCCCGGCCCCTCTCCATGGGATGGAGAGGGGAGCAATGGAGAGGGGAGCGTTTGTACGGTTCCCAGTTCCCGGTTCCCGGTTCCCTGCCGCCGGTGTCCAGTAGCCGCGGGCGGCGAGCTGCTCGGAATGAACCACGTCGGCGGTGGTGCTGACGGGCACGATCAGCAGCTTGCGCTGCATGCCGCCGGCGAACAGCTCGGCCTTGGTGTGCGCCAGGGCGAAACGACCGAGCGCCTGCTGGCAGCGCTCCAGCTCGCTCATCGGCTCCTGGCCGCCGACGAGCTGCACGGCGAGGTTCCACCAGTCTTTGTCGCGCGTGGTCTCGTCGATGAAGCCTTCCTCGTAGACCCACTCCATCAGCCGCCGCGTGAAGCCGCCGAAGGCGGTGCCGAAGAGGAAGGTGATCGAGGCGTAGCCGTCTTTGCAGGGAAAGATGAAGCGCAGCAGCACCGGGCCGAGCTTGACGCCGCCGCCAACGCGCAGCACCGGCTTCTCGCCCCAGCCTTCCTGCAAGATCATCGACATCGTGGCCATCGCCGCGGCCGTCTGCGCCGAGACATCCACGTGCTGGCCGGCGCCGTCGCGCTCGCGGGCCGCGTGGGCGATCAGCGCGTTGACCGCGGCCTCGGCGCCGGCATGCAGGAAGGCCTGCGGCACCGTGCAGCGCACCGGGGCGCGGTCGTCGTCGCCGGTGAGCAGCAGGGCGCCGGAGGCGGCGTAGGCGGTCAGGTCGGTCGCGGCCCAGCCGGCCTTCGGTCCCATCTGCCCGAAGGGCGTGATCGAGACCATCACCAGCCGCGGGTTGATCGCCGCGAGCGCCGTGTAGCCGAGGCCGAGCCCGTCGAGGTAGCCGGGCGCGAACGATTCGATCAGAAAGTCGGCGCCGCGCACCAGCTCACGCAGCCGCTGCTGTCCCGCCGCGTGCGCCAGATCGAGCGTGATGCCGCGCTTGTTACGGGCGTAGGCGCGCCAGAACAGGCTGTCTTCGGCAGCGCCGCTGTCGCCGGCGAAGGGGCCGATGCGCCGTGCCGGCGAGCCGTCGGGCGGCTCGATCGCGATTACGTCGGCGCCGAGGTCGGCGAGCATCTGCCCGCAGAGCATGCCCCGTTCGTCGGTGAGGTCCAGCACTCGGTACGGTTCCAGCATGGCGCCCCTCCGCGCAGCGTGTGCCGAACAATAGCACACGCGCTCCGGGCGCGTCAGACGTCGCACCGGCGCCGGGGCCGCGAACGCGCGGGAACGATTTCAATCGTCGTCGTCGACCGGTTGGCGTGTGCTGGAGGGCGGCGGGCCGCTGCGGTTGGTGGGCAGCAGCAGCGGCGGCAGTGGCGTTTGCGTGAAGTCGAAGTCCGCCATCAGATCTCCAAGCTGCGGCTCGTTCTCGCGCACGGATGGCCGCGGATCGGGCCGGCCGTCGTTAGCCGGGTCGAGCCGCTGGCCGCCGAGGAAGACATCCTCGATGAACTTCAGGTAGGCGTCGAAGCTCAGCGTCTGGTGGTCGATGGTACCCTGCCGCGCGTAGGGGCTGATCACGAGCGCGGGCACGCGCAGACCGTAGCCGTTCTCGTCCACCACCGGCGGCGTCACGTGGTCATAGAAGCCGCCCCAGTCGTCCCAGGTGAGGAAGATCGCCGTACTGTTCCACTCCGGCCCCTGCATCACGGCGTTGATCAGGCTGGTCACGTACGCCTGGCCGGTGCTGACCAACGCCGGCGGATGCTCGCTGTCGGCGCTGTTGGGCACGATCCAGGAGACGGCCGGCAGCGTGCCGTTGGCGGCGGCAGCGTAGAAGTTGCCCACCGGCTGCACGTTGCCGAGCTGGTTGTCTTGCCTCACCGTCTCGAACCAGGGCAGCGGATTCCAGATGCCCGGCACGCTGGCACGCTGCGCCCGCGCTGGGCAGGCCATCGCGTCGTTGGCGCAGTCCGGCTCGTTGCCCTCGTCCAGGTAGTAGCCCCAGCTCACGCCGGCGTTGTGCAGCAGGTAGGTGATGTCGGTCCAGGAGAACTGCGGCGCCGGCAGAGCGCCGCGCTGGATCGCGGCGCGCAGCAGGAAGGCGGAGCCGCCGGGCGTCTGCAACTGGTTGGTGCAGCTCATCGGGTCGCCGCTGGCGCAGCGCGCCGACCAGCCGGAGACGGTGAACAGGTGCGCGGGCAGGCTCCAACTGGCGTTGGGCTCGAACATGCGGTCCTGCAGGACGAAGTTCTGCGCGTAGGCCCAGTAATTGGGGATCTCGCGCGCGTCGCGGTAGCCCATCACGTCCGGCAGTGTGCCGCCCTCGGTGCAGGCCGGGTTGTTGGCGCCGTTGCAGGAGAGGCGCCGGCCGGCCTGCTGGCGGGCGATGAAGCCGTCCATCTTGCCGCCGTCCACGTCGTCGCGCGCGTCGGTCGCGCCGTGCGGGCCGCCGGCGTTCTGGTCGTTGGCGTCGTGGTAGGGCGCCACGCAGGTTCCGCTCTGCGGATCGGGGAGGCAAACGCTGGGCACGCCGTTTTGCATGGGAATGCCGTCGGCGCCGGGAAAGGTGCCGAAGTAGGAGTCAAACGAGCGGTTCTCCTGCATGATCACGATCACGTGCTGAAGCGGGACCGGCTGCGCCGCCGCCGTCCGGGTGAAGCCGACTCGGTTGCCGCCGCCGGCCGCGAACAGCGCCGCGACGGCCGCCGTGATCAGCGCCGGTTTGAGCACGCGCGCCACCTGACGTCTCATCGATCCCCTCCGCGCGTAGATAAGCAAACGGCGCGCCCACGCGCCATGCAGCGCGCCGAACCCGCTTGGTCTCTGCACGAGAACGAGCGGGTTCGAGTTTCGCGAGAAGGAACTGTACCGTTGCGTGCGTGCGG harbors:
- a CDS encoding alkaline phosphatase family protein produces the protein MRRQVARVLKPALITAAVAALFAAGGGNRVGFTRTAAAQPVPLQHVIVIMQENRSFDSYFGTFPGADGIPMQNGVPSVCLPDPQSGTCVAPYHDANDQNAGGPHGATDARDDVDGGKMDGFIARQQAGRRLSCNGANNPACTEGGTLPDVMGYRDAREIPNYWAYAQNFVLQDRMFEPNASWSLPAHLFTVSGWSARCASGDPMSCTNQLQTPGGSAFLLRAAIQRGALPAPQFSWTDITYLLHNAGVSWGYYLDEGNEPDCANDAMACPARAQRASVPGIWNPLPWFETVRQDNQLGNVQPVGNFYAAAANGTLPAVSWIVPNSADSEHPPALVSTGQAYVTSLINAVMQGPEWNSTAIFLTWDDWGGFYDHVTPPVVDENGYGLRVPALVISPYARQGTIDHQTLSFDAYLKFIEDVFLGGQRLDPANDGRPDPRPSVRENEPQLGDLMADFDFTQTPLPPLLLPTNRSGPPPSSTRQPVDDDD
- a CDS encoding CoA transferase gives rise to the protein MLEPYRVLDLTDERGMLCGQMLADLGADVIAIEPPDGSPARRIGPFAGDSGAAEDSLFWRAYARNKRGITLDLAHAAGQQRLRELVRGADFLIESFAPGYLDGLGLGYTALAAINPRLVMVSITPFGQMGPKAGWAATDLTAYAASGALLLTGDDDRAPVRCTVPQAFLHAGAEAAVNALIAHAARERDGAGQHVDVSAQTAAAMATMSMILQEGWGEKPVLRVGGGVKLGPVLLRFIFPCKDGYASITFLFGTAFGGFTRRLMEWVYEEGFIDETTRDKDWWNLAVQLVGGQEPMSELERCQQALGRFALAHTKAELFAGGMQRKLLIVPVSTTADVVHSEQLAARGYWTPAAGNREPGTGNRTNAPLSIAPLSIPWRGAGGEATPEAAVYPGPFAKFSATPIRYHRPAPTLGQHNAEIFQSTPQSPPLQKLERGPGGEVAALAGLKVLDLTWAMVGPVAIRYLADYGATVVKVDSATHIDAVRSFQPFKDGESGAERSGLFSNVNCCKLGISINLSKPQGRGLLLKLVRWADIVAESFAAGALRRAGLDYETLRQINPGLIMLSTCLNGQDGPQSALAGFGTMGSALAGFGALTGWPDRAPTGPFGAYTDYVAPKFVATSLLAALDHRRRTGEGQYIDLSQVEAALHFLTPALLDYTVNGRITRRAGN